The Xiphophorus hellerii strain 12219 chromosome 7, Xiphophorus_hellerii-4.1, whole genome shotgun sequence nucleotide sequence CATTGTGCTATTCTGtcatataaatctaaataaaacacacttaaGTTTGTGGCtacaaagtgaaaaatatgaaaactattGAAGGAGGGCACTTTAGTTATGTTTGTATGGCACTAAATAAACATCATGCaactttaatacaaaaaaaattgtctatTTTGGATAACAGCTGTATTTTCAGTCGGTCAGTCTTCACCTTTAGTCTTAAACAAATGACTTCTGCAGGTTAACACAACAACTGGGAGCTGGAAGGATGGGTGTAGCAAAAGCAAGGACCAGTTGGGACAGCCGTTTTAAAATGGAAGCAAAGTAACCAGGATACTAAGGAGTGTAAGCCATCCACCTTTCACTGGCTTTAAGCAAATATTGACTGGAGAATAAAGCAGAGGCAAGGAGGCTCTCAGGTAAACCCTGACATGCAGGTGAAGTCAGGCTTTCTAATGACAAGATGAGGCTATAGGCGTTTTCTGGAACAATAAATGATGATGGGGATTTAAAGGAGACATGAAAACAATATTAGGGTTATAATATGAATAACATAGAAGAAGGCAAACTGGTAGATGTGGCTTgatgtcaggttttttttttgacaaaccCTAAAGTCACTTTCaagcaatacattttttcaagtatttttagATGGACATGTgtagtaaatatttagtctcATCTCCAGTTATAAGTAGCTATTGTGTACAAAACATTatgttaagaaaaacaaaataatttattatcaaacaaataaaactgtttggATTATGCTAAATATAGAAAAACGTATTAATGAATGGCATAGAAGCAGCAATGGTTGAATACTTCAGCATAGCATCCTGATGACAGATGGCTTGTACcagatctgtgtgtgtgtgtgtgcagttaATGTTTAGTTAAAGATTAACATAACCTCCTGTTAAGGCCACCTCTCTGGCCCGCCTGAGGTCTCACTTTGTTACGCAGAAATTGATTAGTGATGAGCAGATCcccacagtggaaaaaaaaatcatgctcCATTAATTTGCCAATGGGAAAATGGTTATCAAAAGCACACCGAAGGAGGGAGATCAAGAGATTATCACCCCCAGGTCCTGGTAAATGTCAGCCTCTTCAGCACAGGTGGGACTGATCGgtggtctgtttttttttgtttgtttgttttgggggtttttttgtactgGTTTACAGTTCAAATAGAATTCAATGTACATATACGAGACATAGGTTTACAATCATACATTTGCATCTTTTACTTCTTCATATGAGactacaaagaaaatgttggcTAAAAGTTGCTCTGATGGTACCTACAAAAATTTTACTGGAAAAAACTATACTCTTCAAAATTTGGAAACGACTTTAGTCTTAGCTGCTTTCTTTTGTCTAAAAACTGTGGAAACAATGAGTTAGTCTGAGCTGCTTTCTTTAGAGCAGTAACTGCTGCCAGCTGTATGCAAATAAGACAATATACCTGCTCAGTGGAATAAAGCCTGCAACACACCTGGTGGCAGTTACTAAAAGAACTAACATCATGGAGATCTCAGATGAAATACTGGCTCTAACTTTACTctttatgcattttctttcGGTTTTTATATAACTTTATGAGTCATACTGGTGCTTCTTATCAATTTTAGTGCAATGATATCAGATAAAATGACTGGAAGAAGAGTTTTGAGCAGCATTCATCTCATTTGCGCAGTCCAAGTCCAAACGTCAAACTTCGTGCCTTTTCCAGATGCCCACCCGTACCTGCGTAACGCGAGCCGAACGAACAAAACTTCATCTTCAGGTATTGTACGTGAGGCTCAACGTGAAGCAAATACAGAGAAACGTGAGGAAAAGTCACAAATGGTGCAGCGTGATGCTGTTCTGGAACATAGCAGCTGGCGTTTCTCTTCTCCAGTGTCTGAAAGGgggaaaggttttaaaaagtaaaataagttagaaaaatataaaatagcaCCTGGAAACTACTGAAAGAATTGATGCTCTCCATGAACTTACGGCCTACCTTTAGACGAAGTAAAGCAATAAAGGAAGGGAAATGTGCACGCTTGGTCCCCACCTTTCCCACGCATTGAATGTGTGCGTTTTGTGACAGGTATGCACCTTTTATACTTCCCCACGCTCCCCCCTCACCCCTCCGTCCTCCTTTCTCCTCCCCTGTTAGTGGATCCTCTGGGCGCAGACACCTGTCGCGCGGTGCGTTGCTCTGATCCAATATTGACATAAAGAGGGAGGGGCACGCGTGTGTGTGCGTAAAACACGCGCGACCAAAatgaattattccaaagtgcgcgccctcctcctcttcctgctccgGTGTGCCAGGCAACGACATGTGTGACCTCTGCGCCTACACTGAACTGTAAAAAGCCTCATTGTAACGTAGCTACCTGACGACAAGCTCAAGCTGTGCTATACAGCTTCTGTTGTGGGATTATTTTCATACACTTTGCCTTGCAAATACCTGCGTGGAGCTGACGGCTCACTTTGTTCCACAACCttgtgaaggaaagttcatttatggttgTGTAGAGGGGGATGGATTTTAGTTCACATGGGTCAGAAATCCAACCAGAGGTACaaggttgtttattttatgtaggGAGTCTGAAAAATCCTGGCatcacatgaaaaataaaattgctcaCCTTGTTAAATCATACAAAAACTGTGTTTAAGAACAtttcttttgtcagtttcaCTTCCTGTGCTATCCTCATTACTGTTGGACAGGGAAAAAGAAGGTTATTAATTAAGCAGAACCTGTCTGACATGAAGAAAGCTAAAAGTTAACACAtattatgatgtaaagctaaacaTCACAAATTAATTATCAACTATCAGACTGGAAACCTTTATAAAGACATTTCTAAGGCTTTAGGATCTTTGGCTGGCAACCCACACCATTACccacaaatgaagaaaatatgaacattCACCAAAGTGGCTGGCCTACAAGAATTTCCCCAAGAGTTCAACAACTTATCCACGAGATCATAAATAAAGCCAGAATGTCTTAACCACTTGAGGTCACACTTTGCGCTGTTAAGAGTTCAGAATTCTCCAGTAAGAAAGAGACTTGGCAAGATTTACAGTTCCAAGGTCTGAACTTTCTGATCATAGAAAGTAGaaagaccaaaaataaaaccatattaATGATCCTAAAGGTGTTCAGTCCCCATTGGCTTAGTGGACTGGACAAgcaaataagcaacaaaaaaactcagTCGTGGCCATTGTCTTCCTAAGCAGCTGTtctcaattctcatctcccttcagtgctgTGTCTGGGATGTCTCCCATTGAGCTTGATTTCTCCAGTTGAATTTCAAATGTGTCAACCattgaatagaaaaataagttCTGAACAATTGACaatgagtttttgcagtgttttagaattgtagtttgTCTATGGTTATAGTttggcaatggcagcagaggaagtaaATTAAACCATTCAATCCATGTTGTCCCTGATTCCAAATATTGAtcaattaaagttttattgcaTGCAAAGATCTTGTGGGCCTTATCCACAAGGGAATGTTTACAGTCACACAGTTTCATCAAACTGCCGCGTTACATCCGTCATGGCCAACAACAGCATTTGGGTAAAATCAGAACCAAGCCCTTAAAACTTCAATAGAATCTACGTCTCCAGCAAGCAATCGTTCTCAATAGACAAGGGTCCAGACTCTGTGAGGGAAAGCACTGAACAAGGTGATGGTTTTTACCAGTCCACTCAGTCAAGATGCAACTTACAAAACCTTCTCTTTTATACACCCCAAGACTGACGGGTACCCAGAGCAGGGAGCCGTTGTCAAAAGGCACAACTGGCTACAGATAATTCTTCCACAAAAGAAGATCACACAGCACACTCACCAGACAGCTAGTCAATAAGAGATCTGCATGTCTGCTGCAAATTGGCAGGTCACTCCTCTAATGTATGGGTTAGTGGGTTGCACATAGTAAGAGAAATGCATTGAATTAGAGAGTAAACATACCCTCAgggtatttttaaaattagattttctacTAAAGAGTAATTTGCAGTTTGAATTACAGGAACAGATATTGGGGGAAAACTATGTGAGGATAACATGAGAATAAACACATATATGCATGTATACTTGTTatgataattttttatttcagacatttcaccAACAAAACATACAAAGACTTTTATAATTCtaagtgtaaataaaatacCTTGTAACCAAATATACATGTAAATATATCATTTGTGTGGTGACTGTGAGTCTGAAAAGGAGTATGATGAAATTTAACTTATATAATCATACCCCTTTTAAATTCAGTAATTCCTAACATAAATAATCTTCCAATTTCCCGTCTCccttctaaaagaaaaaaatatatttcctcaATCCTTTAGAGCAGCATTTCCTTTAGAGATGCTGGGTGGTAACTTGTAACAGGCtgcatttcaaaaaaaaaaaatacaaacgtCTCACACCTTAAAGTGAGGAGTGGAGCAAACTTTCCTTATAAAAATGCCAGAAGCTTTTAGATGCCTAGAAGCATCTCAATTAGGTAATTTCAGCCAAAGTGGGTTACTTATTGCTTATTCTACAAAATGCATTTATGTTCACATTAGATTAgctaaagagtaaaaaaaatgttagtagTTAATTGCAATTAATCCATTTTTGATTGCAGAGGTAAAAAAAGTAGATTAAACATCAATATCTGAACATGATTTAGTACGGTACTCTAAAATGCATAATGTTTCCACAAGGCTTATTATATACAAATGTGAAATGCAAAAGATGTTAAGATGCtatgaaaaactgaatttactTATAATCTGCATTAAATCACTCATTTAAAAAGTATGTAGAACTAAAATCTACagtttagaaagtttttaaacttttcatatATTTGTATTCCAACTCAATTTTCTCTAGATTTTGCCGATCTAAAGAAATTTGTCTCTCTAggttacaaaataataataaaaaagaacagaatgtCAAAAGCCACTCTGGTTATTTGTggaaatcaacatttatttattttgtaatacagtttgtttttaatagtttcGTAGCTTTGGAAAGCACTTAAAGCAAATTGCATACATTTCCTGTATGTATCAAAATCTTGAAATACAAAGATCTAACACCAGTActgtaaaaattacaatttatcaAGCAAAGCCCGTAGGAAAACACTGGCCCTGTACAGAAGCAGCTACAATACAAAACTCaatttctgtctcattttacAAGCAGTTTCAATGATTTAATGTGTCGTAGTTCAAATACCCATCAAATCAGGTCGCAACTCATGGGCTGCCTAATTTTACGTTATATTATGAAGAATGGATGGCAAACATTGGTCCTCAATACAGCAATACATCAGGTTCTGTTCACTTCGGCTCTTCAATCAATAGCAATTCGATGTCGTAAAGCTGTCCTAAAACACTGTTAGattgaaaatacaattattaaGCAGAGCACACACTATAAAAGTTGTTCACATTTCTAGGAGTGTTCTTAGATATTTCTGATAGTAAccatgaaaacaaaagatttttgaTCAAACACATAGGTGGCCAAGTTCCAATTTCATCTAATACTTTATGAGTTTGAAACACATAAAGTATTAGTTTATAGTTtttgaattacaaaaaatacaaagatgacAAAGATTCTGTGTTTTAAGATGCCATGATACCAAATCAACGTATAATCATAGTCACCAGTGAATATTTGTAGTAAATCAGGGTAAATCTTGTTGGAGCAACAAGAAATCATATCAAAGGCaggtgagagaaaaagaggtATTTTGATCAGCTGATCAAATacgaaaaaataaaataaaataaaaaattttcctAGTGATTGAATGCATCAAAGCTAAAAACTTCCACCACTTTCAGAATATAAACACAACTGGCAGAATGCACAGCAATGCACTCTATTGAGAGATGTTTAGCTTGATGCACACAATAAACTCATCATTTTTTCAATTTAGATGGATTTAAAATGACTACATTTATCAAGCAATGTGCTGTAGAGGTTACAGCACATTAATACTGAAAATCGATATTGGCCAGGAAAAGCTTGATCTGTGATCTCTACAATTTTGCATTCCTGCTTTAGCAGCAAAGCCTTCAGGATCTTtcacaaaactgaaaattgaaGGGTGATACATATTTCACACCACTTGCATAAAATcactctgattaaaaaaaacacgctTTCTTTAGATAGGCATGTTTCATACAAAAAATGAGATGTACCCATGTGTTAGCAATACCTGTTGGTTGATTGTCCCTTGAATGTTTGCTGCCCACCTACACAGACAGTTGTAGTTCATCACAATGATGAAACTCCTGAGATCTTACTGGTCACTCTGACCCGTTCTCCTCTTGTAGGCATCCCAGCCCGACTTTCTATACGACTCGGCAGCCTCGAGCCAATCAGACGCCTCCAAAATGCCTCGTCCCACAATGATGACGTCTGAGCCTTTGTTGTAGATCACGTCCTCTGGGGTTGTGTACTGTTGGCCCATCAAATCCCCTGgatgacaaaaaaacacaggGAGATCAGGAAAGTTGTGAATAAGAAAGAGAGATGAATGACAGGGTCAACAAATAATTTCTAAAGCAACAGCACCACCTTGTGTTGGGAAAGTGTCATTAAATCTATCATTAAATCTTTgcaatttacaaataaaagactaaaaaaacattttaaattaccaGCAGTTAAGGTTTTATGATCATATAATTGTATAAACTATTAAAAGAAGTGTGAAAAACAACGCTATCCGTCAAACATCTCTACACACCAGAAAACCTAAATCATGGTACCTGTTGAACAAAGAAATTCAGATCCTGGCAGTTTCCcacaacaaagaaacaaaaactgacatGAAGTGAAGTTTACCTCCAGCCTTTATCTGCACACCAGGAGTCATGTGGAGAAATTCTGGTTTTTCAGTCATCTTAGAGCCACAAATGAACCCAATTACAAAATCTGAGTTTTCCTCTGCCATCTTAACCTGGAGAGAGAAGAAACAAAGCTGCAGTAAACCCTGAAGCACCCTGAAGAAGACCTCAGCAGAAAGGTGCTTACCACAGCTTGTGTGTATTCACCAGTAGCCAGAGAGCCTTGGGAGCTCATCTGTGCAATGAGCAAACAGCCTCGGCCCAGAGGCTTCCCCACAGCACTCAAGCCCTTCACGACCCCGGGCCCCGGCACAGCGTGGGCGTTGACGATGTGGGACCAAGAAGAGATCCGGAACACACCGCCTGGAGAGAACAAACATTAATTCAGCTCAACTGTGAAGATATTTTATACATCTGGTTGCTCTTTCGGAAAAGGAAGAACTGTCTAACATGATCTCACCCTCATACTGATGCTTGACTGTATTTCCAATGTCAGCAAACTTGCGGTCTTCAAAGATGAGAAAGTTGTGTTGTTCAGCAACAGCTTGGAGTTTCTGGCTGAATTCTTCTGTGAAATCCTGATGGTACACAAAAAACATGAGTTTAAGTGATTCAACCACATTCTTTAAGCAACAAAGTGCTTCTCTTCTACCTTCAGGATGTCACAGTGAGTCTTCAACATGCAGATCTTTGGACCGAGAGACTCGGCCAGCTGGAGCAGCTCCTTGTTGCTCGTCACGTCAGCGGAAACACAAAGGTTGGACTCCTTCTCCTCCATAATCTTGAGCAATTTAGATGCCAGGGGGTGAATTTCTGCAAACCAACTGATGTTAACATACCAAATGAGCAAGCCATTTGATTTAATAGATAGATATTACATACTTGGCAGCTCTGCTCTGTCTGCATAGCTCAAAATTTGCTTTGGTTCCACACATGGCTTCTTGGGAGCTGGAGCATCACTGCCATTTGTCTTCTTATGCCTGAAAGACATACAATAAACATGAAGCTAACTCAGTGTGACTTGCAgaagtatttaaatttttaaatcttgCAATAAGGCAACCACTAGTTTCATTGTATGTTGCGGGGATTTTATGcgaaagaccaaaacaaagtagagcatagtggaagaaagaaaattacaatattttcaaaagtttttgcaaaagaaatatattgttttaagtcatgTATTAAAAATTCTTGTTGAGACaagaatatataaatatatatatatattttttgctatgCTTTCCTATAGCGAAAAAACTGGTAGTAAATTATGTAGAGAGGATATTTTGAGTTTAACTGATGAAAGATGAAATAGGTCAAGTTCGGCAGCTTTTTGTAGCTTCAAGGCAAAAGCTAAAGGCATATTTTTTCCCAACCTCTGTCAGCTTTTTTATCCACTTTGAACTATCTTCCCACCAAAAACAGTGCTACAATGCAACCATAGAACTACCAAAAACAGTGCATAAGAGCAATAGAGTTAGAACAACAAATCACAGAAGAGATTTGATGTTGCCAGCACATATCTCAAAACGAAAAAAATCAAGAGTTAATTAAGCATAAATTGAGAACCGGAAAACTAggtatatttatgttttttttaaggccCAAAGGTATGACTTTCTCAGTTCTGACAGCCAcccagcagaaaacaaaaaaaaacaacctttttcaGTACCTGAAGGTGTTGTTGTCCAGGATGAACTTGCGGACACTCTGGGCTGTTGGGGCGTCGATGCGTTCAGCTGCAAGCAGCACATCAAGCAGCTTAAACATGGAGATGATGGGCAGGAGGCGAATTCCCAGAGATGCTAACATCTCCATGCCGCCTTGCTCTCTGTCCATCAGCACAATGGCATCTGTCACCTTGAACATGTGGAACAGAGACATCCTATAAACATCACTCCGTTTAGaagaatttatttgaaaaagcttCATGTTGCAGTGTTCTAAACGCCAGTGATTGTTCACCTTCAGCCCCTCTTTATGGAGAACTTCTGCTGTCTCCAGGATGCTGCTGCCGCTGGTCACTGTGTCCTCAATGATTAAACACGTATCCCCCTCACACCATGACCCCTCCACCATCTTCTTAGTTCCTACAGGAAGATTACATAAGAAAGATGTAGGGGACAAACTGACCGCCAGCTGGGCCTTGCTATATAAGAAAACTAACCAAAATAGTGTATTTCTGATTAGAAACTAGCCTGACTCTGTGTTTTAAGAGCTTGATAAATTGAGATAGGCTCACCATAGTCCTTGGCCTCTTTCCGCCTGATGAGCATGGGCAGTTCGTGTTTTGAGCAGATAATTGTGGCCAGAGGCAGGGCCGTGTACGGAACCCCACACACCGAGTTAAACTGAAGGTTCTCTTCCTGCGCTCGTTGGTAGATGACGCTCGAAACCtgtgaagaaaagcaaaacaaaaagtgtttggtGGCCTTCCCTAAAGCTGCATCCTCAGTTCTACGATCTGCATATAAAGGTCCCACATCATTTTAACAATTGCTGAAATCTAGCTACAAGTTTCCTTCCTCCACAAACACAAGACAAGCTATGTGGAAAAGGTGCAGTCATAGGTGTAACACCGATCCCCTCTCATGCCTTCAAGTCGTTTACACAAGTCCCTGCAAAAACCAGGGAAACTTGAATGTTTTAACTGCAGATATAAATGTTTAgagtctgtttttcttctaattatAACCTTGTCCCCTCTTTGATCTGCACTTTGTTTACAAGGATAGCGAGTTTACAACCTTTTTTGAGACTAAACGGTAGTGGTCATGGCCTATGAGCCTTGGTACTGTGGGTCACCTGGGTGTTTAGTTAACTGCACTTCCTTCCAGCCATGACAAAATTAAGGAATCACAACTAGATTAAATATAATGCATAAACTCAGACAACTTAATCGGTACACAATACCAGTACTGGTTAGGTCCCCACTTGCTTTCAGTTTTCTAGGTATAGATCCAATAAGGTATCAGAAGCAAATTTTGCATCATATGGtatgctgcagatttttttagcTGCTCCATGTTGGGAATCTACAGTTCCACAAAAAGATCTGGACTTAGGTCTGAGACTGTATATATCCTGGTGGTTGCATCATATTGCATCTTCTGGAGCAGAAGATCCTTTAAATGCTGTAAAAGCAGATGTTCTGCCAACATCTTTGTGCCAGAAACCACAGCACACCTTCAGGAGTCTATTAGAGTCGGTGCCTGATGGGTCACATGTACACTGGTAGCAAATGGGGAACAAAGACACTGTtatggtcataatgttatgtcTGACTGGGAAATACTATGCAGAGCAGGAAAGTATAGCATCTACCAATTACTgcagctttttctttatttatatgctttatttcaaacaaatacCATTCCATAGAGGATATTTGATACAGTTACTACAGTTTCTTCTgtaattcaatattttattcatgCAGTTCAAATGCGTCACtaattcaaaatgtatattttaaacaaCAGTTCCACCTACCTTTTAACATTTCTCCATGTTTA carries:
- the umps gene encoding uridine 5'-monophosphate synthase codes for the protein MADVSVDSLILKLHDVNAVKFGEYKLKSGLLTPIYIDLRVLVSHPALMNQVSSVIYQRAQEENLQFNSVCGVPYTALPLATIICSKHELPMLIRRKEAKDYGTKKMVEGSWCEGDTCLIIEDTVTSGSSILETAEVLHKEGLKVTDAIVLMDREQGGMEMLASLGIRLLPIISMFKLLDVLLAAERIDAPTAQSVRKFILDNNTFRHKKTNGSDAPAPKKPCVEPKQILSYADRAELPKIHPLASKLLKIMEEKESNLCVSADVTSNKELLQLAESLGPKICMLKTHCDILKDFTEEFSQKLQAVAEQHNFLIFEDRKFADIGNTVKHQYEGGVFRISSWSHIVNAHAVPGPGVVKGLSAVGKPLGRGCLLIAQMSSQGSLATGEYTQAVVKMAEENSDFVIGFICGSKMTEKPEFLHMTPGVQIKAGGDLMGQQYTTPEDVIYNKGSDVIIVGRGILEASDWLEAAESYRKSGWDAYKRRTGQSDQ